The Edaphobacter sp. 12200R-103 genome contains a region encoding:
- a CDS encoding carbohydrate-binding family 9-like protein, with product MPKNSLQGVIVPLSGILRCGVLVLLAPTILSQEALAQHKAPAPLAPPAGKPKAYQVHRATEPAVIDGTLNKREWKHAKWTDDFVDIEGVVKPKPRFRTRAKMLWDDHYLYIAAELQEPDIKATITRHDAVIFHDNDFEVFLKPLPEQDGYFEFEMNALNTGWDLYLDKPYRYGGHADNSFELDGLKTAVALHGTLNNSTDTDPGWTLEIAIPWTAFASRQSVPQPHEGTTWRINFSRVEWKPGNPKEDNWVWSPQGVVNMHVPERWGYLVFKK from the coding sequence ATGCCAAAGAATTCTCTTCAAGGAGTCATCGTGCCTCTTTCAGGTATTCTCCGCTGCGGCGTTCTTGTTCTCCTGGCCCCGACTATTCTCAGTCAGGAAGCCCTGGCGCAGCACAAAGCTCCTGCTCCACTGGCACCGCCCGCTGGAAAGCCGAAGGCCTATCAAGTTCACCGTGCCACGGAGCCTGCCGTGATCGACGGAACCCTGAATAAGCGCGAATGGAAGCACGCCAAATGGACCGATGACTTTGTCGATATTGAGGGAGTCGTCAAACCGAAGCCCCGTTTCCGCACCCGCGCAAAGATGCTTTGGGACGACCACTACCTCTATATCGCCGCCGAGCTGCAGGAGCCCGATATCAAGGCGACGATCACCCGACATGATGCCGTGATCTTCCATGACAACGACTTCGAGGTCTTCCTCAAGCCGTTGCCGGAGCAGGACGGCTACTTCGAGTTCGAGATGAATGCTCTCAATACCGGCTGGGACCTTTATTTGGACAAGCCTTACCGCTACGGCGGTCACGCCGACAACAGCTTCGAACTCGACGGCCTGAAGACAGCCGTCGCCCTTCATGGAACTCTGAATAACTCCACCGATACCGACCCAGGCTGGACGCTGGAGATTGCCATCCCCTGGACCGCCTTTGCCTCCCGGCAGTCTGTCCCCCAGCCGCACGAGGGCACCACCTGGCGCATTAACTTTAGCCGGGTGGAGTGGAAGCCGGGCAATCCCAAAGAAGACAACTGGGTATGGTCTCCCCAGGGAGTTGTCAATATGCACGTGCCGGAGCGCTGGGGGTATCTCGTCTTCAAAAAATAG
- a CDS encoding tetratricopeptide repeat protein: MLWTAGGFVLVASLAPLHAQDSQLTHAAQLMQAGDYAGAEQVWRQLAKSHPTNAVVHANLGVVLAQQNKLPAAVAEYRRSLQLKPYQPEVQSNLGIAEFKQGHFENAISVLKQVARQNPGDQRSAILIGMSYYGLRQYQRAAEFLRPAVQRDPSNLELKNVLAQSCLWSRQYDCAMAQFKDMLAINPESAQAHMLMAEALDGMGKTDEAIEELAETARTSPQEPVLHFELGYLYYKQGEYDKASPELKAEVANNPGYAQAYLYLGDIALHNNDNEVAQQYLNKTLELQPASRLAHFDIGCVYMNQGKNQEAIEAFRRAIELDPSQPDAHYRLARVYSAVGQKQKAAEELTKTKQLHQKTDDSLIEKISGGSARQQ; this comes from the coding sequence ATGCTATGGACCGCTGGCGGATTCGTGTTGGTTGCGAGCCTTGCTCCGTTGCACGCGCAGGACAGTCAGTTAACCCACGCCGCGCAACTGATGCAAGCAGGCGATTATGCTGGCGCGGAACAGGTCTGGAGGCAACTGGCGAAATCTCATCCTACAAACGCCGTCGTTCACGCCAACCTTGGAGTGGTTCTGGCACAGCAAAATAAATTACCTGCTGCAGTCGCCGAGTACCGCAGATCGCTACAGCTTAAGCCGTATCAACCGGAGGTCCAGTCGAACCTCGGAATTGCGGAGTTCAAGCAAGGGCATTTCGAGAACGCGATCAGCGTTCTGAAACAGGTCGCCAGGCAAAATCCTGGGGATCAGCGGAGTGCGATTCTGATCGGGATGAGCTACTACGGGCTGCGTCAATATCAACGCGCCGCCGAGTTCCTGAGGCCGGCCGTGCAACGCGACCCCTCCAACCTGGAACTGAAAAACGTGCTGGCACAAAGCTGCCTGTGGAGCAGGCAGTATGACTGCGCGATGGCACAGTTCAAAGACATGCTGGCAATCAATCCGGAGTCGGCACAGGCCCATATGTTGATGGCAGAGGCGCTGGATGGGATGGGGAAGACAGATGAGGCAATTGAGGAGCTGGCGGAGACGGCGCGCACCTCTCCGCAGGAGCCGGTACTGCACTTCGAACTGGGGTATCTGTATTACAAGCAGGGAGAGTATGACAAGGCTTCTCCGGAGCTGAAGGCCGAGGTTGCGAATAACCCGGGATATGCGCAGGCATATCTTTACCTGGGGGACATTGCACTCCACAACAACGATAATGAAGTCGCGCAGCAGTATCTGAACAAGACTCTTGAGCTACAACCGGCAAGCCGCCTGGCTCACTTCGACATCGGTTGCGTGTATATGAACCAAGGAAAGAATCAGGAGGCGATTGAGGCATTCCGTCGTGCAATTGAGCTGGACCCTTCGCAACCGGATGCGCATTACAGGCTGGCTCGCGTTTACTCTGCCGTGGGACAAAAGCAGAAAGCCGCGGAAGAACTGACGAAGACAAAACAGCTTCACCAGAAGACCGATGACAGCCTGATCGAAAAGATCTCCGGAGGCAGTGCAAGGCAGCAGTAG
- a CDS encoding CRTAC1 family protein: MKNNKASTISRRSFLWMGAASTISLAQGVATRNVKPVPRGKPSGIPFDARFTDVAAQAGLTLPVIYGGLEHKNYILETVGCGVAFFDYDNDGWLDVFVLSGKRLSDGASDSGNRLYKNNRDGTFTDVTEKAGLTHHGWASGVTVGDYNNDGFEDIFVTCYGQNILYHNNGDGTFTDVTAKAGLLYGGAPRWGSGCTFVDYDRDGHLDLFVSNYVDLHMDRIPKPGANPYCNFKGVAVNCGPRGLPMPRNYLYRNQGDGTFRDVTQEMGVAKAQRTYSMTAVAADLDEDGWTDIYVASDSTPSLLLLNRHRLPFSEEGAERGVAFSADGAEQAGMGVAIGDYNLDGHLDIFKTHFSDDTNVLYRNDGKGEFTDVTLASGFGVETRYTCWGTGFADFDNNGWPDLAVVTGSVYPEVERALPNYPLKTPRFIFRNLGNGKFEELIDEAGPGIAASHCSRGCAFGDFDNDGDVDMIVVNLNEPPSLLRNDLKNNLRWLKVLLIGTTSNRSAIGSRVIAKYGGKTQAQAVLGQSSFYSVNDRRLHFGVGENTHADLEVHWTNGLVERFTGIETNQLVTITEGKGIETSALGSTAK; the protein is encoded by the coding sequence ATGAAGAACAATAAGGCCTCAACAATATCCCGTCGCAGCTTTCTTTGGATGGGCGCTGCGTCCACCATCAGCCTGGCGCAAGGCGTGGCTACCAGAAACGTGAAGCCGGTTCCCCGCGGCAAGCCATCGGGGATTCCATTTGACGCCCGATTTACCGATGTCGCGGCTCAGGCCGGACTTACTCTCCCCGTTATATACGGAGGGCTGGAGCACAAGAATTACATCCTGGAGACGGTGGGATGTGGGGTCGCGTTTTTTGATTATGACAATGACGGCTGGCTTGACGTATTTGTCCTTTCCGGAAAGCGGCTGTCAGATGGCGCATCGGATTCGGGCAATCGGCTGTACAAAAATAATCGCGATGGGACGTTTACAGATGTCACCGAAAAGGCAGGCCTGACCCATCATGGATGGGCCAGCGGGGTGACTGTCGGCGACTACAACAACGATGGCTTCGAGGATATCTTTGTCACCTGTTACGGGCAGAACATTCTTTACCACAACAATGGCGACGGCACCTTTACGGATGTAACTGCGAAGGCAGGCCTTCTGTACGGAGGTGCGCCCAGGTGGGGTTCGGGATGCACATTCGTCGACTACGACCGGGATGGACACCTGGATCTGTTCGTCTCCAACTATGTTGATCTGCATATGGATCGGATTCCAAAGCCCGGCGCCAATCCATACTGCAACTTCAAGGGAGTGGCTGTTAACTGCGGACCGCGAGGGCTTCCCATGCCGCGAAACTATCTCTATCGCAATCAGGGAGACGGCACCTTTCGCGATGTGACGCAGGAGATGGGGGTTGCAAAAGCGCAGCGCACCTATTCGATGACTGCTGTCGCTGCGGACCTGGACGAGGATGGCTGGACGGACATTTACGTCGCCTCCGACTCCACTCCGAGCCTGCTTCTGCTCAATCGACATCGGCTTCCATTCAGCGAAGAGGGAGCAGAACGAGGTGTTGCCTTCAGCGCCGATGGAGCCGAGCAAGCAGGGATGGGCGTTGCTATTGGCGACTATAACCTGGACGGTCACCTCGACATCTTCAAGACGCACTTCTCCGACGACACCAACGTGCTTTACAGGAACGACGGCAAGGGGGAGTTTACCGATGTCACGCTTGCGAGCGGGTTCGGTGTAGAGACACGTTACACATGCTGGGGCACGGGATTTGCCGACTTCGATAACAATGGATGGCCCGACCTTGCAGTAGTCACGGGTTCTGTCTACCCAGAGGTAGAAAGGGCACTCCCGAACTACCCACTCAAGACTCCACGGTTCATCTTTAGGAATCTTGGCAATGGGAAGTTCGAGGAGCTGATCGATGAAGCTGGCCCTGGAATAGCGGCATCACACTGCAGCCGGGGATGCGCGTTTGGCGACTTCGACAATGATGGCGATGTCGATATGATTGTCGTAAATCTGAACGAGCCACCATCGCTGTTGCGAAACGATCTAAAGAACAATCTGAGATGGCTGAAGGTCCTTCTGATAGGGACAACGTCCAATCGGAGCGCCATCGGCTCACGGGTGATAGCGAAATATGGCGGCAAGACGCAGGCTCAGGCCGTGCTAGGGCAATCCAGTTTTTACTCCGTCAATGACCGGCGGCTGCACTTTGGAGTAGGTGAAAACACTCACGCAGACCTGGAAGTCCATTGGACCAATGGTCTGGTCGAACGATTCACCGGCATTGAGACGAACCAGTTAGTGACGATTACCGAGGGAAAAGGCATCGAGACGTCGGCGCTCGGTTCAACGGCAAAATAA
- a CDS encoding carboxypeptidase-like regulatory domain-containing protein, whose translation MVLFAPSSWGQENATITGTVMDSSGAVIANADLTLTNPATGQTRKAVSNNAGIYLFANVGIGRFKLDVTAPGFQKYTKTDIVVNTAQTVKQDFELTVGSETQTITVEANALQLQSETSEVSNLISGEQVTQLATNGRNVVSLAALGMGVSNNLPAFGGVNALTSANGISFNGTRTSHNVYLLDGGELNDRGCGGCFSSLPSVDALAQFQTLDSNYSPDYGLGSGGTILMVLRSGTSKFHGGLWEFNRNEAYDANHYFTNLAGQPRPKFRLNNFGGNIGGPLWIPHIYNNARNRTFFFVNEEWRKLVQGSAPSTVNTIASNNFAQPGQDLTYQVPSNGTVPVVPVTSDPAKLAIYAGRGLTPGQPFPNNVIPRELIDQNAVLELNAGTFPKPNFGASQYISSIPQPTNVREDVVRIDHAINTKLQLMGHYLHDGVDQTYYPPLWGNSSYPTVGTAMKNPSWSSTIKLTQTLSPNLLNETAFLFSGNTIHLDPVGVSAKPQGWTATSFFPGANNFGNRMPEIQLGGPYNTNWSSSYFPWKNSYMGYEVRDDLSWNKGLHQFKFGFSWLHAVKNQQLQANTQGTAVFNNSSFSKDSYINFLLGDAASFTQLEYLAGKHWVNNNYSFYVNDNWRIVPRLTLNLGLRFDGMPHAFERYDQFANFVPNLYDRTLPYPLNPDGTLNPSSLTAFQGRPFYLNGMREAGVNGFPRGNVQNQYHTFQPRIGFAYTLPGSGSTVVRGGFGMFFERVQGNDVYNAALNPPFAYQPSANNVYFSNPQQSALTGATTTQAFPSTMTTLQYDYTPPGTAQFSLGVQRQLAPAVIAVVQYVGSLGWSQSNDRAINTLPLTNPNNPSNPYDLRQGVAAGSLNPNLYRIYPGFSSINQQENQSNFSYHSLQAGMRMENRHGVTFQLAYTYSHEIDIVANDLGALSNPFNREYDRGSGTFDRRHIFTANYIYQLPFFRDSSNGFKKAVLGGWELSGITVAQAGAPQPLRYTGVDTLGLGGGTTNRPNQVSRVRYPKTRLAWFDKSAFADPTAPWNGGPNQGFGNAGKDAVRLPGLFNFNMALFKSFAFTESVRLQLRLETFNTFNHTQFNGIDSASNDANFGQVTSTYDPRTLQLGAKFSF comes from the coding sequence ATGGTGCTGTTTGCGCCATCCAGCTGGGGCCAGGAGAATGCAACCATTACCGGAACCGTAATGGACTCTTCTGGAGCCGTCATCGCCAATGCCGATCTCACGCTTACGAATCCTGCAACCGGTCAGACCAGGAAGGCGGTCTCCAATAACGCTGGTATCTACCTCTTTGCCAACGTCGGCATCGGACGATTCAAACTGGACGTAACAGCCCCGGGATTTCAGAAGTACACCAAAACCGACATCGTCGTGAACACAGCTCAGACCGTCAAGCAGGACTTCGAGCTGACGGTCGGCAGCGAAACCCAGACCATCACGGTCGAGGCCAACGCACTGCAACTGCAGTCCGAGACCAGCGAGGTCAGTAACCTGATCAGCGGTGAGCAGGTGACGCAGTTGGCGACGAACGGTCGCAACGTCGTCTCCCTGGCGGCGCTCGGCATGGGCGTCTCCAATAACCTGCCTGCGTTCGGGGGCGTGAACGCGCTCACTTCGGCAAACGGGATCAGCTTCAACGGAACAAGAACCTCGCACAACGTCTACCTGCTGGATGGCGGCGAGCTGAATGATCGCGGCTGCGGTGGCTGCTTCAGCTCACTCCCTTCAGTCGACGCACTCGCACAGTTTCAGACACTCGACAGCAATTACAGCCCCGACTACGGACTCGGGTCCGGCGGAACGATTCTGATGGTGCTTCGCTCCGGAACCAGCAAATTCCATGGAGGTCTCTGGGAGTTCAACCGGAACGAGGCATACGATGCCAACCACTACTTCACCAATCTTGCCGGCCAGCCCAGGCCAAAGTTTCGCTTGAATAACTTTGGCGGCAACATCGGTGGCCCGCTCTGGATTCCGCACATCTACAATAATGCGCGCAATCGCACCTTCTTCTTTGTCAATGAAGAATGGAGAAAGCTGGTGCAGGGAAGCGCCCCGTCAACTGTAAACACCATCGCATCGAATAACTTCGCTCAGCCCGGACAGGATCTTACCTATCAGGTGCCGTCCAACGGAACTGTTCCGGTTGTGCCCGTTACCAGTGATCCTGCAAAGCTCGCGATCTATGCCGGGAGAGGTTTGACCCCCGGACAGCCTTTCCCCAATAACGTCATTCCCCGGGAATTGATTGATCAGAATGCAGTACTGGAGTTGAATGCGGGTACCTTCCCGAAGCCGAACTTCGGCGCAAGTCAGTACATCTCATCGATTCCTCAGCCGACGAATGTGCGAGAGGACGTCGTTCGTATCGATCACGCCATCAACACGAAGCTGCAGTTGATGGGACATTACCTTCACGACGGTGTGGATCAGACCTACTATCCTCCACTCTGGGGCAACAGCTCCTACCCTACGGTAGGAACGGCAATGAAGAATCCATCATGGTCGTCGACGATCAAGCTGACTCAGACTCTGTCGCCTAACCTGCTAAATGAGACCGCATTTCTCTTCAGCGGCAACACCATTCATCTCGATCCTGTTGGCGTATCGGCAAAGCCACAGGGCTGGACGGCAACCAGCTTCTTCCCCGGAGCAAACAACTTCGGCAACCGCATGCCCGAGATTCAGCTGGGTGGACCGTACAACACCAACTGGAGCTCGAGCTACTTCCCCTGGAAGAACTCTTACATGGGGTATGAGGTTCGTGACGACCTCTCATGGAACAAAGGCCTGCACCAGTTCAAGTTCGGCTTCTCGTGGCTGCATGCTGTCAAGAACCAGCAATTGCAGGCGAATACCCAGGGAACGGCGGTCTTCAACAACAGCTCATTCTCGAAAGACTCGTATATCAACTTCCTCTTAGGCGATGCGGCCAGCTTTACCCAGCTGGAATACCTGGCAGGCAAACACTGGGTAAACAACAACTATAGTTTCTATGTGAACGATAATTGGCGCATTGTTCCTCGCCTCACTCTCAACCTGGGACTACGGTTCGACGGAATGCCGCATGCCTTCGAGCGCTACGATCAGTTCGCGAATTTCGTCCCGAATCTATACGATCGAACCTTGCCATATCCATTGAACCCCGACGGAACTCTCAACCCTTCTTCTCTGACGGCATTCCAGGGACGCCCGTTCTACCTCAATGGAATGCGTGAAGCAGGCGTTAATGGATTCCCACGGGGGAATGTGCAAAATCAGTACCACACTTTCCAACCACGTATTGGGTTTGCTTACACTCTTCCTGGTTCAGGAAGCACCGTGGTTCGCGGCGGCTTCGGTATGTTCTTTGAGCGTGTGCAGGGGAATGACGTTTATAACGCCGCTCTCAACCCGCCGTTCGCCTATCAGCCTTCAGCAAACAACGTGTACTTCTCGAACCCGCAACAAAGCGCTCTGACCGGTGCTACCACCACACAAGCATTTCCATCCACGATGACTACGCTGCAGTACGATTACACTCCACCAGGGACTGCTCAGTTCAGTCTGGGAGTTCAACGTCAACTCGCTCCTGCAGTGATTGCCGTTGTACAGTACGTTGGCTCCCTGGGCTGGAGCCAGAGCAATGATCGTGCTATCAATACTCTCCCTCTGACGAATCCTAATAATCCATCGAACCCCTACGATCTACGCCAGGGAGTTGCGGCGGGCAGCCTCAATCCAAATCTCTATCGGATCTATCCAGGATTCAGCTCCATCAATCAACAAGAGAACCAGAGCAACTTCAGCTATCACTCACTTCAGGCGGGTATGCGGATGGAGAACCGGCATGGGGTGACCTTCCAGCTCGCCTACACCTACTCGCATGAGATCGATATCGTTGCCAATGATCTCGGCGCTCTTTCCAATCCGTTCAACCGGGAATATGACCGCGGCTCAGGAACGTTTGATCGCCGTCATATCTTCACAGCAAATTACATCTACCAACTCCCGTTCTTCCGTGACAGCAGCAACGGTTTTAAGAAAGCCGTTCTGGGAGGCTGGGAGCTGTCGGGAATCACCGTTGCGCAGGCTGGAGCGCCGCAACCGCTCCGCTACACCGGTGTGGACACGCTTGGTCTTGGAGGCGGCACAACGAACCGGCCGAACCAGGTCTCGAGAGTCCGGTATCCCAAGACCAGACTGGCGTGGTTCGATAAGAGCGCCTTTGCCGACCCGACTGCTCCATGGAACGGCGGCCCGAATCAGGGATTCGGGAATGCCGGCAAGGATGCAGTCCGACTGCCCGGGCTCTTCAACTTCAACATGGCGCTGTTCAAGTCGTTTGCATTCACCGAGTCTGTAAGACTCCAATTGAGGTTGGAGACCTTCAACACCTTCAATCACACACAATTCAATGGAATTGATTCCGCATCCAACGACGCGAACTTCGGACAGGTCACCTCGACCTATGATCCGAGAACGCTTCAGTTGGGAGCTAAATTCTCCTTCTAA
- a CDS encoding alpha-L-arabinofuranosidase C-terminal domain-containing protein has product MKLRLPIVREGARRYRLHYAATSLGLLLLSNAAYAQSGQTAAISIKLDSPAHKVSPMLYGLMTEEINFSYDGGLYAEMVRNRTFGGRRHSQPAHWFVVEHGNSSGKMEIDDSNGPSEALQNSLLIDVAKADAQNPLGVYNEGYWGMAVHPNTTYKASFYAKTDQADEGPINLSLINNDSGKVVASAASGAISGQWKRYEVLLKTGQVEPSSKNHLQLTVSHPGKVWISLVSLFPPTYKDRDNGNRPDLMEKMKAMNPKFLRLPGGNYLEGDEIQDRFDWKTTIGPLVDRPTHPSPWRYQSSDGMGLLEFLEWTEDLDIEPVLAVYAGYSLKGAHVNAGPALTPYVQDALDEIEFATGGTDTPWGKKRAQLGHPKPFPLHYVEIGNEDWFDRSGSYESRFAQFDKAIKARYPNLKTIATMPLKRIKPDVQDDHYYLRAVESYEHASKYDTADRNGPKIFVGEWATREGSPTPNLNSALGDAALMTGFERNSDLIVMASYAPMFVNVNPGGMQWESDLIGYDAMSSYGSPSYYAQVLFAKYLGDTVPTSSADHLSQRFFYSATTSGAQKKLYLKLVNGNSVPQTVTLHLEGKRVQPTGIVETLGGNNPAETNSITEQKRIVPVRSELTGIKETFEHTVPAYSIQILELSTD; this is encoded by the coding sequence TTGAAATTGCGTTTACCGATCGTGCGGGAGGGCGCTCGACGCTATCGACTTCATTATGCGGCAACGAGCCTTGGGCTACTGTTGCTATCCAATGCCGCATATGCGCAGTCAGGCCAGACAGCAGCCATCTCTATCAAACTGGACAGCCCCGCTCACAAAGTAAGCCCGATGCTATACGGCCTGATGACAGAAGAGATTAACTTTTCTTACGATGGCGGCCTGTATGCGGAGATGGTTCGAAACCGAACCTTTGGTGGACGCCGGCATTCGCAGCCAGCCCACTGGTTTGTCGTTGAGCACGGAAACAGCAGCGGAAAGATGGAGATCGACGATTCCAACGGTCCAAGCGAAGCGCTCCAGAACAGCCTGTTGATCGACGTGGCCAAGGCAGATGCACAAAACCCCTTGGGCGTTTACAACGAAGGCTACTGGGGAATGGCGGTTCACCCGAACACAACCTACAAAGCCTCGTTTTATGCGAAGACTGACCAGGCTGATGAAGGACCGATCAACCTGTCCCTGATCAACAATGACAGCGGAAAGGTCGTCGCGTCTGCAGCCAGTGGAGCGATCTCCGGCCAGTGGAAGAGATACGAGGTCCTGCTGAAGACAGGGCAGGTAGAACCCAGTTCCAAGAATCACCTGCAGTTGACGGTATCTCATCCGGGCAAGGTATGGATCAGTCTGGTCTCTCTCTTTCCGCCGACATACAAGGACCGCGATAACGGGAACCGGCCGGACCTGATGGAAAAGATGAAGGCCATGAATCCGAAGTTTCTTCGTCTTCCCGGTGGAAACTACCTGGAGGGAGATGAGATTCAGGATCGCTTCGACTGGAAGACGACCATTGGCCCGCTGGTAGATCGTCCGACTCATCCTAGTCCGTGGCGCTATCAGTCTTCGGATGGCATGGGTCTTCTGGAATTTCTGGAGTGGACCGAAGACCTGGACATTGAGCCTGTGCTCGCGGTCTACGCCGGATATTCCCTAAAAGGGGCGCATGTGAATGCCGGTCCTGCTCTCACACCTTATGTTCAGGATGCACTCGACGAGATCGAATTTGCCACTGGCGGTACCGATACTCCGTGGGGAAAGAAGCGCGCCCAACTAGGCCATCCAAAACCATTTCCATTGCACTACGTCGAGATCGGAAACGAGGACTGGTTTGACCGTTCGGGCAGCTACGAGTCGCGTTTCGCCCAATTCGATAAGGCCATCAAAGCCCGTTATCCCAATCTCAAAACCATCGCCACCATGCCGTTGAAGCGAATCAAGCCGGATGTTCAGGATGATCACTATTATCTGCGTGCAGTCGAGAGCTACGAACACGCCAGCAAGTACGACACAGCAGACAGGAATGGACCGAAGATCTTTGTAGGCGAGTGGGCCACTCGGGAAGGTTCTCCGACGCCAAATCTCAACTCAGCTCTGGGCGATGCAGCCCTGATGACCGGCTTCGAACGTAATAGCGATCTGATTGTGATGGCTTCGTATGCTCCCATGTTCGTGAACGTCAATCCTGGAGGCATGCAGTGGGAGAGCGATCTGATTGGCTATGATGCCATGTCCAGCTATGGGTCGCCGTCGTACTACGCTCAGGTGCTGTTCGCAAAATATCTGGGAGACACGGTTCCAACCTCGTCAGCCGATCACCTTTCACAGCGATTCTTCTACTCCGCGACTACATCAGGTGCGCAGAAGAAGCTGTATCTGAAGCTGGTGAATGGCAACTCTGTGCCTCAAACGGTTACGCTTCATCTGGAAGGCAAGAGAGTGCAGCCTACGGGGATTGTAGAGACGCTTGGAGGAAATAACCCGGCTGAGACAAACTCTATCACTGAGCAGAAGAGGATCGTGCCGGTGAGATCGGAGCTTACAGGCATCAAGGAGACGTTCGAGCACACGGTTCCTGCATACTCGATCCAGATCCTGGAACTTTCGACTGACTGA
- a CDS encoding LacI family DNA-binding transcriptional regulator yields the protein MSRRKAGPSANKESTKSASRHVERRIDIRTVAASAKVSVATVSRVINNIANVDPALSKRVWEAISKLGYIPNNQARALVSGRSRLLGVIISDITNPFFPELIQGFEEEAVAAGYETLIGSTGYDLRRMEACVQRMLERKVDGVAVMTFGIEEPLLERFALKKIPMVFIDVAPEKKGFSAIHIDYDHGIHEAVQHLAVLGHRSIGFIAGPTGLHSAQAREQAFRSAVTSIGLDLPDEYVYVGDYTMEGGSKGAEHLLKLPGPPTAIVCSNDMTAIGAMHAVSRLGMKIPGDVSLIGFDDIGIARYVLPPLTTVRMSGREIATNAVRTLIASLKEEDSRKAAYEAVTTRLVVRQSTSIPKGSLAGLSKRRPARSKK from the coding sequence ATGAGCAGAAGGAAAGCGGGACCTTCCGCAAATAAGGAAAGCACGAAATCTGCCAGCAGGCATGTGGAGCGGCGCATCGACATCCGTACTGTTGCCGCCAGCGCGAAAGTGTCTGTTGCAACTGTGTCGCGCGTCATCAACAATATCGCCAATGTCGATCCAGCTCTGAGCAAACGTGTCTGGGAGGCGATCTCAAAGCTCGGTTACATCCCGAATAACCAGGCGCGCGCTCTTGTCAGCGGCCGCAGCCGATTGCTGGGCGTCATCATCTCCGACATTACGAATCCCTTCTTCCCGGAGCTTATCCAGGGATTCGAAGAGGAGGCCGTAGCCGCGGGATATGAGACTCTGATCGGTTCAACGGGCTATGACCTGCGTCGCATGGAAGCCTGCGTCCAGCGCATGCTGGAACGAAAGGTGGATGGCGTTGCCGTGATGACCTTCGGGATAGAAGAGCCGCTGCTGGAGCGGTTTGCGCTGAAGAAGATTCCCATGGTCTTTATCGATGTTGCTCCTGAGAAAAAGGGCTTCTCCGCCATCCACATCGACTATGACCACGGAATCCACGAAGCTGTGCAGCATCTCGCTGTGCTGGGGCACAGAAGTATAGGTTTCATCGCAGGACCGACGGGCTTACATTCTGCGCAGGCGCGTGAACAGGCCTTCCGATCTGCTGTGACCTCCATCGGCCTCGATCTGCCAGATGAGTATGTCTATGTGGGGGACTATACGATGGAGGGCGGATCGAAAGGAGCCGAGCACCTGCTGAAGCTTCCCGGACCGCCAACCGCAATCGTCTGTTCGAACGACATGACCGCAATTGGTGCGATGCACGCTGTTTCGCGGCTGGGAATGAAGATTCCGGGTGATGTTTCCCTGATTGGGTTTGACGATATCGGCATCGCGAGGTATGTGCTTCCGCCGCTTACAACGGTCAGAATGTCCGGGCGTGAGATTGCAACCAATGCTGTCAGAACTTTGATTGCAAGTCTGAAAGAGGAGGACAGCCGGAAGGCAGCCTATGAGGCAGTAACGACGCGGCTCGTTGTTCGCCAGTCCACCTCGATCCCAAAGGGTAGCCTCGCAGGCCTGTCTAAAAGAAGGCCTGCGAGATCAAAGAAGTAA